The Sylvia atricapilla isolate bSylAtr1 chromosome 10, bSylAtr1.pri, whole genome shotgun sequence genome contains a region encoding:
- the AP1S3 gene encoding AP-1 complex subunit sigma-3, protein MIHFILLFSRQGKLRLQKWYTTLPDKEKKKIIREIVQIILSRNQRTSSFVDWKDLKLVYKRYASLYFCCAIEDQDNELLTLEVVHRYVELLDRYFGNVCELDIIFNFEKAYFILDEFIIGGEVQETSKKTAVKAIEDSDMLQETVEEYMNKPAF, encoded by the exons ATG ATACACTTTATACTGCTGTTCAGTCGGCAGGGGAAGTTAAGGCTTCAGAAATGGTACACGACACTACCTGataaagagaagaagaagatCATTCGAGAAATTGTTCAGATTATTTTGTCTCGCAATCAAAGAACAAGTAGTTTTGTTGACTGGAAAGACCTCAAGCTTGTTTACAAAAG GTATGCCAGTTTGTATTTCTGCTGTGCAATAGAAGACCAGGATAATGAGCTCCTGACACTAGAGGTTGTTCATCGGTATGTGGAGCTCCTGGACAGATACTTTGGAAAT GTGTGCGAGCTGGACATTAtctttaattttgaaaaagccTATTTTATTCTTGATGAGTTTATAATTGGTGGAGAAGTACAAGAGACTTCAAAGAAGACTGCAGTGAAAGCCATAGAAGACTCTGACATGTTGCAGGAG ACAGTGGAAGAATACATGAACAAGCCTGCATTTTAA